The sequence AAAAATTGGCGGGGCGGACGGGACTCGAACCCGCGACCTCCTGCGTGACAGGCAGGCATTCTAACCAGCTGAACTACCGCCCCAGCGGTAACTTAAAGTCCTTTAAAAGATAGTACTAAGTAGTTAATTGCGCAAGCTAAAAAATAGCTATTATAGACTGTCGAATTGTCTAATTTCTATACATAAAATATCAACATACAGGGTTTAAGTTTATGTTCGAATAGCCGAAAAGTTGGTATATAGGGAGGCAGTATGAGTCCTAAGGTAGTTTTATATATTCAAGAAGATAGTGAAACAGAAAGTTTGGTACTAGAGTTTAAAAGCTGGGCATTAAATAAAAATCTTCAGTATTCTGTTGAAGGTTCTCAGGCATCTTTACCTTCTGGCGTAAGTGCTCCTTCCATTGGTGAGACTTCGGGAGAGGTCGATTCGGATAGTAACTCTAAAGACTGGGTTTCTGGGCAAAGCTTTGAATTAATGGAAAATAAATTTTCCATGTCTAGCCATGCAAAAAAACAACAAATATTAAGTCTAGATGAGGTGGAGGCCAATGTAATTAAAGAGGCCATTCAAGCTTATGAAGGCAACTTAAGTCAAGTTTCTAGAAAATTAAAAATTGGTAGAGCCACGCTGTACCGCAAGTTAAAACAATATAATATTGTTGCTTCCCAATGGATGCAAGGCTTTAAAAAAGCGGCTTAAATCACCTCTTAGTAACAATTTTTAGCAAGACTAACTTTATAAGGGCTTAGCCATTTTTTTTCTTGGCTTGTTTCTAATTTACTAATAGCGGTTTTAGCTATATGTACACCTTCTCGCTTATTTAGCGAACACAATTGCTTAAGAGCAACAAGGCCCAAGTTATATTTTTTAACTGCAAAAAAACTCCAAATGGCTTGTTCTAAAGTATTTAAATTTTTACTCTTAAATCGTATTACTTTTGCATAATATCTAGAACTTAAGTTGTGATTGTTTTCTTTGTAATACTTATTGGCTAAGGTTTCTGCCACTAGTAGGGATTTAGGAAACTTTCTTCCTGTATAAAAAAGTAATTTTTCTCCACTTCCTTGTTTTTTCTTCTCTAAGTTAATAGACAAGTAAACAAAGAGGGCGGGCAAGGGAGAGGTTTTATTGTATTTAATGGCTTTTTTACACCATATAATGCTTTCTTCTATATAGTCTTGTTTAAAATAACTAAGACACAAATTTGCTAAAGCTTTTTTGTTATTTTTACTCATCTTGAGAAAATTTTCTGATAAATTTTGTAAGTCATAATAGTTATTTTGTTTTTTTAAAATTTTAGATAAAGCATTGTAAGGAGGTAGAAAAGTGGCTTTTATTTTAATAGATAATCTTAAATGTTTTATTGCTAAATTAGTTAGTTCGGATTGTGAAGCCTTTTTTACATTCTCTTTTTGATAAAGTCTTGCTAAGGCAAAGTGACTAAAGTAGTCCTTTGGGTTTTTGCCCACAAGGTGTTTATAAATATTTTTTTCTTGTTGTAAATTATTAGTTCTTTTAAAACAATAAGCCATTTTTTTTAACCAAATAGAGTCTAGCTGGTTAATATGATTATTTAAAACAGCAATAACTTTAGCACATTGCTTTTGTTTAAAGTACTTTTTAGCAAGGCTAGTTTTTTTAGCAGTTAGTGCTTTATTTGCTTCCGCCTTATAGGGCAGGTTAAGAAGCAAAAAAAGAATTATTACTAAGTTTATATTAAAAATAGAAAAAAGAGCTTTCATAAAAGAAAATGTATGCTTTAATGATTGTTTAAGCAAGCTTTAGGGTAGAATTATGTTATTAAACTTCAAGCACACAGCAAAAAGACGAGCTAAAATTGTAGCTACTTTAGGGCCAACCTCTTCAGATAGAAGTGCGTTAAAGAAGTTAATATTGGCAGGTACTAATGTTATGAGATTAAACTTCTCTCATGGCGATCATAATTTTTATAAAAACATTATTAAAACCATTAGAGAGCTTTCTTCAGAGCTTAAAACACCTGTTAACATTTTACAAGATTTACAGGGGCCAAAAATTCGTATTGCTAAATTACCGAAGTCTATTTTATTAAAAAAAAATCAAAAGCTAGTTTTTGGTTTCGAAAAAGATGTGGCCGCTTTTATTAAGAAGCCAAGTGCTATTTTTAAACAGCATAAAAACATCAGCGATATTATAATCCCTGTAGATTTTAAAAAAGTGGCTAGCACTTGTAAAAAAGGGAGTAAAATTTTAATCGATGACGGACTAATAGAGCTAAAAGTTTTAGATATTAAAGGGTCATTGCTTTTGTGTACAGTAATTTATGATGGCGAACTACATTCACGCAAAGGTTTTTGTATTCCAGGCGCACTTTTACCTCTAGACCCATTAACTAAAAAAGATTTAAAAGATTTAAAGTTTGGTTTAGATCATAATGTAGATTCGGTAGCTTTAAGTTTTGTTCGTAACCCTAAAGACATTTTAAAACTAAGAAAATTATTAGTAAAATATAAAAAAGAGCATGTTCAAGTTATTTCTAAGATAGAAATGCTAGGAGCCTTAGACTATTTGGATGAAATTATAAAATGTAGTGATTCTGTTATGGTGGCCCGCGGGGATTTGTGTGTAGAATTAGGAGCCAGCCGTTTGCCTGCGGTACAAAAGCAAATTATTTCTATGGCTAATAAATATAACAAGCCTGTTATTACTGCCACACAAATGTTAGACAGTATGATTCACAACCCAAGGCCAACAAGGGCAGAAATTACTGATGTGGCTAATGCTATTTTAGATGGTAGCGATGCAGTAATGCTTTCGGGAGAAACAGCGCAAGGGGCTTATCCTGTTAAATGCGTAAAAACTATGCATGATATTATTTTAGAAGCAGAAAAATCTTTACCGTACTATCAACACTTATTGTCCTCTACAAATACTATTGCCAGCGTGGGCGAAGCCATTGCTGCTAGTGTTTGTCTATCGGCAAAATATTTAAATGCAAAAGTAATTATTTGTTTAACCACCACAGGGCAAACGGCTACGCACATTTCTAGTTTTAGACCAAAGG comes from Pseudobdellovibrionaceae bacterium and encodes:
- the pyk gene encoding pyruvate kinase; amino-acid sequence: MLLNFKHTAKRRAKIVATLGPTSSDRSALKKLILAGTNVMRLNFSHGDHNFYKNIIKTIRELSSELKTPVNILQDLQGPKIRIAKLPKSILLKKNQKLVFGFEKDVAAFIKKPSAIFKQHKNISDIIIPVDFKKVASTCKKGSKILIDDGLIELKVLDIKGSLLLCTVIYDGELHSRKGFCIPGALLPLDPLTKKDLKDLKFGLDHNVDSVALSFVRNPKDILKLRKLLVKYKKEHVQVISKIEMLGALDYLDEIIKCSDSVMVARGDLCVELGASRLPAVQKQIISMANKYNKPVITATQMLDSMIHNPRPTRAEITDVANAILDGSDAVMLSGETAQGAYPVKCVKTMHDIILEAEKSLPYYQHLLSSTNTIASVGEAIAASVCLSAKYLNAKVIICLTTTGQTATHISSFRPKVPIIAATHSKNSLNQLALAWGVSSISIKAYKNSADALKQIQKILLKKAIVKKGDLVVLSLGLPVDQAASTNSLKIHRI